The Calypte anna isolate BGI_N300 chromosome 11, bCalAnn1_v1.p, whole genome shotgun sequence DNA window GGGTGTCAgggtgaggaaggggagggatggggggaagagaagaggggtGCAGCCCCCCCGGGGGGCCGGGGAGGGGGAAGCAGCAACCCGAGCACACAAGGAGGGTCAGGACGCGGAGCATGGTTGTGGTGGCCCTGCCATGTGCAAGGTGGCCTTGCCGTGCCCCCTCGTGGCAGCAGGACAcaggtggtggcagcaggacaCGGATGGTGGCAGCAGGACACGGATGGTGGCCCCGggctggggtgggcaggagcCATAGagggggtggcagggctggagggaggtgGCACAGTCACCTCACCCCgcctgcagcatcctcctggggGTGCAGCACCTCAACCCTGGCTCTGCTGATGCCACACACGCACCTCGGGTCCCCAGCAAGCCCTAAAGGAGTCTCTGgcctcccagcaccccctcaCCTTCCCCCTTTCTTTGGCATAAGCCACTTGTGCCGTGGCCAAGCCAAGCACTTCAGGCGCCGCTCAAGGGCAGCGTGCGCTGGGGCCGGGTCGGGCATCCTGGAAATATCACCAAGGCTGCAAAAAACccagctggaaaaaaccaaacccaaccctaACAGGGTTGGGAGGCCTTGGAGCAGGACACAGCCACCCCCAGTGCCACCAAACCCCTCAGGGAGTGGGTATTTGCAGGcactctgcctcagtttcccccagTGAGCCCTTGGGACTGACAGTCCCAGAGCTGTCACATCTTGATGTCACTTCGGGTACTGGGTGCAGGGTGATCTAGCAGATGCTTTTTgacccttttctccttcctgctgtgCACCTGAGTGGTTCAATGTCACCTTCCATGacctcttcccctctctttggGAACCCAAGACAAGTACCCAGAGGGGAGAAGAGCTGAGCCATATCTTGGGGCACCTCTGGGGCTCCTGCATCTCTTGGCATGGCATCCCACTGTCCTCACAGCCACCTGGGACAGGCACCTTGCAAGCTGAGGTGGGTTGGCACTGCCTGGCCCCTCCAAGGTGAGCTGCACATCCAGCCTTGCAGgacagggacagccctgggcaggagtGGGCTGGGAGAAAGGAACTGCCCTGCCCGGTGGagtttttcttcattccttGAAAGCCACAGAGACCTGCTGCACGGGATTcagggctgcaggcagtgccTTGGTGGAGCTGCTGTGATGGATGACATGCCAGCATTCTCACCTGCCCCTGCCAGGGGTGACAGTGCCCCAAGCATGGCAGCTGGCAGAGGGGGAGGCCCAGGATGGTGCCCACTCACCTGCAGGGAGCACGGGGTTTAACCTGGCATGAGCCAGGAGGTGGCATCTTCCTGCCTGACCATCTCCCAGGCCCCACAGGGACAGCACAGACATGATAAGGCAGCTGAGCTCAGCCAAGCACAGGGAGATGTTTCCAAGGCTTAGAGCTTGGCCAGGGTCAGGTTTGCAGGGGACAAGGTGGCTGACGTGTCATGTGAACCCACTCCAGGAAGGAGACAAACTCAGAACCAGGTCCTGAACTGGCTGAAATCCCCCAGGAAAAGGGGAGGCTTGAGACAAATGCTCTTGATTTTACAGCACCACGGCCTCACCTTCAAGCTGTTGCTCCTGCCCTTGAGCGTGTGGCTCTGAGCCTAGCAGCAGTCTCTGCTCTTTCTGGTGGTGTCCCCCTGGGTGTCCTGGCTGGCCTCAGGAGGGACAATGGTGCCTGCAAGCcacagggctggctgctgcagctgagtgcttgccccaggctgcagcaggagggatggtGTCTCAGCCCAGCTGGACAGAGCCCTGGCCTTTCAGGGCTCCACATgtggcagggacagcagggtCCCCATGCAGGGCTAACACTAGGACATCTCTGGCAGCACGCAGGTCTTGCTCAGGACCAAGGTGACAACTtctccagggatgctggagggagCATCACACCTTCCCACCTCGGCAACGGGAGcctccagcatcccagcccGCCAGCAGCTGGTGCAGGGACGAGGGACACTGGCAGTGTGTCAGACCACTTTATTGCCACAGCAGCCACGGGCCAGACCCAAGTCCCAGAGCAGGTCTGGGTCCAGCCCCTTGACCCCTCTAATACTGTCAAGAAGATGAAACCCGAGGCTCCATTCCTGGCCACTTGAGCATCCTCCATCCCGGGCaccacagagcagctccaggacaTCACTCCCACCCTGCTGCCCACTCCTGCAGCTGAAGGCCAGAGAGGGGAAGGTGCAGAGCATGCAGGGGGGGCTGCCACCAacatccctccttcccctggGGCTCCTGGAGGGGGACAGGGTGTCCCCTCACACCTCCATGCCAGGTGCCTGCCCCAGGCCCAGTGCCTGCACCAGCTCATCGCTCAGACCGCTCTTCAGCGTCCGCCTCactgtggggagaggagagtGTGGGCACAGAGTCAGcctttgggttggaaaagacctttcagatcatcaagtccaagccttAACCCGGCTCTATGGGCTCCACTGCTAACCCGTGCCCCTCAGCATCACCCCCACGTGGCTTTTAACCACCTCCTGGGATGGTGATTCagccacatccctgggcagcccatgccAGTGTTTGGTTTCTCTTTCAGTGCAGAAGTTTCTCCTAATGCCCGAGCTAAACCTTTCCTGGTGCAATTTGTGGCCATTTCCTTATCTTCTATCACTTCTTACTCAGGAGAAGAGACTGGCCCTCCACTTGCTCTAACCTCCTCCTTCAGGGAGTGGTAGAGAGCCAGAAGGCCTCCCCTcactctccttttctccaggctcaattccctcagctgctcctgggcagatttgtgctccagacccttccccagctccgtcacccttccctggacacactccagcccctcaatgtccttcttgcagACATCAGCTGCCTGCCTGGATGTGGTCATCTTGGCATGCTGAGGGGTTGGAGGAGTATGGTGTGGTCTCAGGAGACCTCCTGGGAGGTCAGGGGTGGCTGGTAGGGCATAGGGTCAAGGACACAGTGGTGGGACAGAGCAcaggggctgggcagagcaTGGGGACAGAGCACAGGGGACACAGAGGTgggagagagacagatgggagaGGGCAAGGggggcaggaacacagagatggGACAAAAAAGCACTTGGTCAGGGACAGAGGTAGGACAGAGTGCAAggacagaggcagagcagggggacAGACACAGGACAGGGcaaggggacagggatgggacTCACGGGACTTCCTGTTGCCACGGGACCTCCTGCGCTCCTTGTTGGGGCAGGGCCGGGGGTTGGCACTGTGTGTCACCGATTTCACCAGCCTGTCCATGATTTCATCAGAAGCATCgtctggggagctggggacatCCTCCTGGGCTGGAGAGCCCTGGGCCGGGCTGGCTTGCCCTGTCCCTGCACGGGGACAACAGAGATGCTGGCATTAGCTGCGGCCATCCAGCCGGGCACACCCGGAGTGTCACTGCCACCCCCTTCCTACCCCGGCTGGCCCGGCTGCGGCGGGCAGGGGCATCGGTGGGGGAGGTCAGGAGGCTCTTCATGCTCTCATGCCCTGCTTCCATCTGCTCCTCGGGGCCGCTGGACACCAGGGCGGGCGGCGCGGCAGCCTCGGTGATGTTGGAGAACTTCTCGGTCTGCATTGGGAGAGGCGTGTGtcagggagctggggcagggaggggacatggcCTGGGGGTGGCGGTCATGAGGCGTCCTCCACCCTGCACCTCGGTGATGAGGCGTCCCCGGGTCTTGTTGCGCTGGCGGTGCGTGTCCcgtttcctctgctgctgcaggacgCGCTCCCGGCAGGTGCGGTACTCCAGGGCGAACTCCCGCAGCAGTTTGCAGATGGAGGTCACCTTCACCTCCTGTGCCACGCTCCTGGGGTACCCCAGGTACAGCAGGAAGGAGTGAAACCTGTGGGAAGAGTCAAACCTCTGGTGAGACCTCGCCCCTCGGGGTGTTGCGTCCAGgtctggagccctcagcacGGGAAGgccatggagctgatggagtgGGACCAGAGCTGGGACAGGAAAATGCTCAGGGAacacctctgctgtgaggacaggctgagggagctgggggggttcagcctggagaagagaaggctccagggagaccccACAGTGAcctcccagtgcctgaaggggctccaggaaggctgagagggactgtgtgcaagggcctggagtgcTGGGATGAGGGGCAGTGGTTTGAATGGGAGGAGATTTAGATGGGATGTCAGGAACAAGTTCTGTGCCATGAGGATGGGGGAACAAgggcacaggttgcccatggctgaggcctcatccctggagatattcaaggtgaggcttgaggaggctctgagcaacctgagctgggtgagggtgtccctgctgactgcaggggggttgggctggATAACCCTTGGAGGTCccttccttccaacccaaattattctatgattctcgTGGAGAGCCACCCATGGGACCTGCCATGTCCCCACTGACCTGTTGAGGACACGCCTGTGCACCACCTTCAAGACCACGATGCGCTGGGTGCTGTCCTTCAGGAAGTCCTTCAGCTTGCTCTTCAGCACTGCCTTGGTCTCGTGCTTGGCAATCACCTTCAGGTTGTCCCAGGAGGCCCTGcacctcctctccagctgcaCCAGGCTGTTGGCCAGCTCCTCAAAATCAACCTGGAAGAGGGAGAGGTCAGCTGGTGGAGCCGGGCAGCCAAGGGACCTGcccccttccctgcccaggTGTCACCTGCCTTGCCTCACCTTGGCGGAGCGGGTGATGGAGGCAATCTCCGAGTAGAGGTCAGTGGTTTCTGGGAACTTCTCTACCACCATCTGGCAGAGGTGGTGGAGCAGAGACTGCCTGTGCACCGTGTCCTTCACTTCCGAGACCTTCTCCAGGTAGCCCAGCTCAAAGCCTCTGCTCTGAAACCCCAATGGACTCAGCAGGgcctctccatcctcctccagtCTGCAGACCTACATAGAGGGTCcctaccaccaccacccagcCCCAGGCACCGTCCCAGGCTTCCCAGGGTCCCTCTTGGGCCACCAATGCACCTTGGGTGGTCCTGTTGTCACAGCATTTAGGAGAGAGCACACGTTCCCACACCCTGAACCTCACCTGGGAGCCATTCAAGAAGTTGCCCATGGCCAGCAGCGTGGCCAGGATGCACTTGAAGGTGTGGTTCCTGGCCAGCTGCTCCATGCCCACCTTCAGATCATACAGTGGCTCTGCTATCtcctgggggaggagaggagaaagttGAGACCCCTCAGCAATCCTCTACCGTGGGAGCTTCAGCATTTGAAGCCCATGAGGGTCACCACCCCATGGTTCACCCAAGCCCCTGGGGATCTGGAGCCCGTCCCCAGCCAGGACAGCACCTCCCTTGCTTGGACATGGCTGGGCTCCACCAGGAACACGTTTGGCTCAGGGCTCAGTGCCCTGGGAGCTGGCAGTGGTGGAAGGGCAGGGGGTCTACAGGGCTCCATACCTGCTCCAGGCTCTCGTAGTCCAGCTTGAAGGCCCAGAGCTGAAGCCTAGCCGTGAGGTCGCTGATGGAAGACAAGGCAAGCAGgaactgctctgcagagcccagaggCACATCAGGATTGGCCAACTGGGCCTCCTGgatcttctgcttctcctcctcagtCGGGACCATGGTCAGGATTTTCTAGAGCAAGCAAGGAGAGATGGGGTGTCACTGTGGGGTGTGCCACCCCAAGGCTGGCAGTGCAGGTGTCGTGGCAAGGAGACCTCCTGGCCAGGGGAAATGACACCTGCACGAGGACCTCCGAGAAGCTGACCCTCTCTGGTGCCTACCTCAATCCCTTCCTTGTTGACTGCAAACTCATCAAAGTTGAGCACAGCTGTCTTGATGATGTGCACAGGAGGCAGCACCGTGAGGCCAATGTTGATGGCGTTGCTCCTCTTGGGgtccagcaccaccaccaccttcttTCCATCGTTGGCTTTCTGCAAAGAggacaggagggatggggacagccaGGCAAAGGTCTTGCCTTCATGAAAACCCCACAGACCACGGGCAGCCAGTCAGGAACCTGGTGGTGAGCCAAACCTGAGCACTGCATGTCACCGTCCCCACTGAGCCTCTGGGTACCCATCCTCACCATTGGGTGGGTGGCAGTGCCTGCCCAGGGTCTCCAATAGAACAAACagccttcctcccacccctcgAGTCCCCTTGGCTGACGGGTGCCAGCCTGCTGGTACCTTTGAAGTCGTTGCTTCCTTTGACCGTGACTCAAAGAGATGTTCCAGTTTGGCAGCATTGACCTCAACGTTCTGCAAGGATGCCCATAGGGTTTCCTGGCCAAACCTTCCTGGCCCCAGAGTGCCATCCAGCTGCTTCAGCTCCTTCCAAAAGAGCTTCACTGTCCTCTTCTTCTTGGCCTGGGAAGGGCCATCTGTTGTTGAGGGGCTTGGCAGCCCTGGGGGAGGTGGGCAATGGGGGATTGGTGGAGGTGGAGGGCAACCAGGGActggtggaggtggaggtggtgggcaaccaggggctgcaggaagtggaggtggaggtggtgggCAACCAGGTGCAGCAGGTGGAGAGGGAACCATCAGAGCTCCAGCACTCGTTGCTTCAATgctggaagggaggaaggagccaTTTGCCATGGGCCCCGAGTCGAGGATGTCGAAGTCATCTTCTTCCCCCAGATCAGTGAAGTCCAGGTCCTTGATCTTCAGCTGCACAGGGCTTGCCTCCAGGTTCTCCCATGTCAGCTCCACCTCCTTCTTGATGGGCATCATCCCAGTGTTCTCCAGCTTCTGTGTCTGGCTCTCAGCATCTATGCTGGACATGGCACGTGCCAGCTTGGCGTGGGCACTGGCGACCGGTCCGTCTGCAGCCCTGCTCCGGAGCCGGgcaccctcctgctcccagctgccacctccctcagcATCCATCCCCACCTCACCCTGGACCAGGGGGGATGATGGGACCTCAGGGAAGACCTTTTCCCTCCCTGGCTCTGGAGAGCCTTTGGAATAGAGCATGTCCAGCATAAATTTGGTGTCAGAGGAGATGGTGCTGCAGGAGTCGGTGGTGTCGGGACGAGCCAAGCGAGACCCTGCGGGGAGAGAGAAGGGGTGCTGGGACATGCAGGGAGACCTCCTGGCCAtgttccagtacctaaagggcAGCTACAGAGAGGATgcagactccctgtttacaaggagtcccatgaggggcaatgggcacaaggtgctcctggggagattctgactgaacacaagagggaaatttttccccctgaggacagtcagacactggaatggtctcccaggggaaggggtggattcccccacttgggaaagttggaagtctcagctccatggggtgctgggacatctcagataaacaataatatcagaagggttggaccaggtgagccttgaggtcccttccaacctgacattctgtgattctatgaacctgGAGCAGGAGTCCTGCTCCCTATCAGGCCATGTTGGATGCTGGTGTTTGGAGTGGGATGGGGTGGTACCACCCAGCTCCTCCTTGGCTCTGGGTATCACGGAACAAAGGGCCCATTAACACCCACCCCTGGGACCTCCAAGCCGGGCACACACACCCTGGCAGCACCTACTTAGGTTGGGTGTCTCCATCCCAGACTCAGGggtgctgctgtccctgtcccatgCCAGAGGGGGGGGATGTTCCAGTGCAGCATCGCTGAGGACATCGAGCCGTCCCTTGGCCATGGAAGCCATCTTctctttctgggctgcagccaGGTTCTCCAAGAAGCGAGTTCTGTGGGAAACCAGGGGTGGCTGTTGGCTGGCAACAAGGCGGGGATGGGGACAACGGGGACAACCAGCAAACCACGCCACACCACACTGCACAGCCAGCCCCACGGCACAGAAACCCCCTGCACCCTCCACGCCACGCTGGGGACCCGAGGGGGAACCAGCATCCTCCAAGCCCTGCAGAGACAGGTGAAGCCACcagaggatggggacagggacactgcaGCCCCATCGGAGCTGCAGGCTGGTGCCATCCAAGTGCCACAGTCACCTCGTGGGTCTCAATGGGTCTGGTGTTCACTCCACACTCTCCTCCAAAAGCCACAGCACCCAGGAGGGGGCctgggcagagcctggcaggaCCTCCTGCCCCACAGGGCTGGAGCCTGAGGAAGCACATGCCTGGAGCCACCCGCATGCCTCTACTTACTCAAACCTCCTCAAAACAGGCTTGTCCCCATGCAAGGGGGGGGCATCCTCCCTCCTGGGGGAAAACAGGGGTTAGCCCTGCATGGCCAGCGGCCTCCCCTGGGGCTCGTGCCTTTTGCCTGCACTCTAGCCTGGGACCCTCGTCCCATGCCACCATCTCACCCCAGGGTCCATGGggagccagcagagccccaACAAGTCCCCTCTTGCCCAGGCACGGGGTGAGTCTCCCCACCGGAGCCACCCGGCTTGTCACCGGGATGGCGATGCCACCAAGGGTGGGCTATGCCACCCACGTCAGGGACACCCCGCCCCAGAAGGGGGGATCAGAGGGAGCCGTCACCCCCAGGGGCCATGCTGCAAGGTCCCGCGGGCAGGACCCGGAGGGCAGCGAgcggggcagggcagggcagcgCCCACTCTCTCCCCGGAGCATCCCCGCAGCATCCCCGGAGCATCCCGCCGGCAGCGAGCAGCGCGGAGCCCGGGCACTTACCAGACAGGGGCAGTGTGGCGCAGCCTGCAAAAGGAAAGATAGAAAAGAgtgggcagaggaggagaggccAAGCgtgggcagagaggaggaggaggaggagccaggaggagctggagcagagctgtgcgTGCCCAAAAGATGCCCTGGAGCCCCCGGCTGGATCCTCTTAGATGCCcgctcccccttccccctgcccATAGTGCTGCTCTCCAGTCCCATTGCCGGCCCTCTGGCCCCCTGGGAGGATCCCCCCCGTTCCACCAGTCCCTCCTGGCTGCTTACTTGTAGACGCTGCGTTCGCCCAggcctgggggctgctcctgctcggccaggggaggtgacaggGACAGCCGGACGCTGGATGAGCTGCTGTACGTGCTGGTGGGACAAGGTCTGGAAGAGGAGGTGACAGGGACTGAGAGCAGGTCCCAGAGTAGCTGCTCTccaccccagcacagggagTGGACATGAACACTGCTCACACTGAGCCCCAGCACCTTTGCCATCTCAGCAGCATCCTTGTCACCCCAGGAGCATCTCCGTAGCAACCCCACCATCTCCGGAGCATCTCTGTCATCTCCAAAGCATCCCCACCAACCTGGGAGCATTCCTACCATCCCAGGAACATCTTCACCACTCCAGGAGCATACCCACCATCCTGGGAGTGCCCTCACCACCCTGGCCATGTCCCCACCATCCTTGTCGAGTCCCCACCACTGGCCACTTCTGTCTGTACTTACTCTGCGGGGCTGCTGGGTGCAGGGACGTCCAGGGTGCCCTCAGTGGGGGGTTCCTTAGGGCTGCCAGGGGACCCTGGCAGTGTCTGGGCATCGGGGCTGGGCTCTGCACAGCCTCCCTGGGATCGCCACCCGCGCCGGCCCTCATCcgtcctcctcctctccttgcGTGTCCCTGGAGATGGCTCCTCCACCCCATCCTCCAGCTTGAGTGCACTCTACagaggagccagggctgcttGGAACCGGGCACAGCACCCCTGTCCCCACACAGCTGTCCCCACACAGCTGTGGCTGGGTGATGTGATGTCCTGCCCTGGGACAGGCTACGTGGCCAGGCCCTGGGTGCCAGTGTGTCCCAAAGGAGCCACAGCTCAGAGCCCACCTCACCTCGTAGAGCAGGAACTGCTGCTTCAGGTCCAGGTCTGTGGCCTTGTtgcccaggtgctgctgcaCCACTCGTTCCAtgccctgctgctccaggcagtCTGTCACATCGTAGAAGGTGTCCTGGTCTGGGAGGGCAGCCAGTGTctgagcaggaccagagggACACTGCTGGGACTGGTGTGACCCATGACAAGCCCCAGCAGCATGGCACCACCCTCCCACCCCTTTCCCAGACCTTGTTGATGAGAGTCATGGCAAAGACCAGGAGTTCTGTGTCAGCCCCATTGCGTTGCTCCAGGACAGCCATCAAGCTGGACCATGGACACGTTCCTGGGAAAAGAGGGGTGAAACACAGGGGCAACAccttgtgtgtgtgtcccccaccCCATGGGGACCTCGTGGGTGGCTGGGGCTGCACTCACCTCTCGCCTGGTCCACGGTGTTGACAGCGTGGATGAGGAGCAGGGCGTTGGGCTCCGTGTACTCCACAAACACTAGCAGCAGCTTCAGGGCCATCTTCACCACCAGGCGGAACTGGGACAGGGGATGGCAACGGTGGGACAACTGCTGGCAGGATGGTGGGACACCACAGGGGCTCTGTGCCCAtatcccagggctgggggctttGCTATGGGGCCAGGaaccaggctgcagctgggacacTGATGGCCAAGGGACACCAGGAAGGGACCCTGAGCAGTCCTGAAGCTCTGTGCTCAGGACCATGGTCCCATCAAAAGAGCTCAGGGGACCCTGGGTGACTTCCAGATGGGTGGGAGCAGTACCCAACACACCCAGAGATACAAGGCACCATGCCTGAAGGGAGATGGTGGGGTAAAGCCCCCCAGGGATAGGGCAAGGGTACAACCACAGGAAGGAGTGCAGCCCCCCCAGGGTACCGGGGTCTTACTGGGCTTCCTGAGAGGGTGTAGAGCCACTGGATGGTCTCGTTGTGGTTGATGACACCTTGCATCCCATCCACAAAGAGCATGATCTGGCTCAAGGCTGCAAGGCAGAGAGCAAACAGGGTACcagggaggttgtagtgaggcgTAGATCAgactcttctcccaagtaaccaGAGATAGGAAATGGGCCCCAAGTTGCACGAagggaggttcagattagatatcaggaacaatttctttacaAAAGGGTGGTCAAAAACTagaacaggatgcccagggataTTTGTTAATATCTCTGGAGGCATTAACTAACATGTAGATGTGCCACTTCAGGACAGGTTTCAGTTGGCGTGGTGATGGGTTCAGCTGAACTTGCTGATTtgagaggtcttttccaaccttaaagaTTCTGTGGTTCTAGGACAGCACGGTGGCCTCAAGGTGGCCCAGCCAAACTTCCCCAACCCTTGCCAATCCTCCTCCTTAGGGCTGAGAGGTGCCCTGGCCCCAACCACCAACCTCGGAGGATGTAATTCTGGTAGTTCTGGTCAGCCTCTGCCCCCACTTTGATCAGACAGCTCAGCCCATCCAGGTTGACAAACTCGGGCACCAGGTCCTTGTCCTCCTGCAGGGGGAGGATGAGGTGGGGAGGCAGCCAGTGTTGGGGAACACCCCCAGGGCAGGATCACCCTACCTGGAAGAGCTGCTTGAGGGAGAAGAGGGATCGCCGCAGCTCTGGCCCCTGGGAATTGTAGAGTTTctctggaaggaaggaaggagagagggggtGGCTTGGCCAGCAGGGACTgactgctgggctggggctctgagatgctccctgctgccagggaaaGCCCCGTATCCCAGCTTAGCCCTGCAGGgtggaagcagctgcagctccacaacTATTTATTTCAGCCCCATCACCCTCCCATTTCCtcgggtttgctttttttttttttttgctttttctgtccaGCAAAGACACAAATATCCCTCTCTGGTTTCCTGTGCAGAACCGAAACAGGAacagaggcaggagctgagctggtttTAGCTgtctcccccctccctggggcACAGTCCTGGCATAGCCCCAGagcaccccagcagccccacagcttggggagagctgcaggatggggacaggaagGATGGGAGCTTGACAATGGCTGCTTGGGGACAATAGAAGAGTCACCAGGATGGGTGGAGACCACGTGGAGACTCCATCCCTCCTGGTGTGGATAGA harbors:
- the FHOD1 gene encoding FH1/FH2 domain-containing protein 1 isoform X1 — its product is MPTPDESAGRKWMCLLRARRNRAGGKQGEGRRPSPRRRGFSHPKHPPSTPVTGAVLNLGGSRSAPQHRAPARRPGSLRARGPWGGDDGAEGPPAPLPSALVAALPSESGAEIRAELEDCTLQVSPSGHYLDLDLSLLEQKDDLEGFYEEVRKGRRPTLILRTQLSVRVHAIIEKLYNSQGPELRRSLFSLKQLFQEDKDLVPEFVNLDGLSCLIKVGAEADQNYQNYILRALSQIMLFVDGMQGVINHNETIQWLYTLSGSPFRLVVKMALKLLLVFVEYTEPNALLLIHAVNTVDQARGTCPWSSLMAVLEQRNGADTELLVFAMTLINKTLAALPDQDTFYDVTDCLEQQGMERVVQQHLGNKATDLDLKQQFLLYESALKLEDGVEEPSPGTRKERRRTDEGRRGWRSQGGCAEPSPDAQTLPGSPGSPKEPPTEGTLDVPAPSSPAEPCPTSTYSSSSSVRLSLSPPLAEQEQPPGLGERSVYKLRHTAPVWREDAPPLHGDKPVLRRFETRFLENLAAAQKEKMASMAKGRLDVLSDAALEHPPPLAWDRDSSTPESGMETPNLRSRLARPDTTDSCSTISSDTKFMLDMLYSKGSPEPGREKVFPEVPSSPLVQGEVGMDAEGGGSWEQEGARLRSRAADGPVASAHAKLARAMSSIDAESQTQKLENTGMMPIKKEVELTWENLEASPVQLKIKDLDFTDLGEEDDFDILDSGPMANGSFLPSSIEATSAGALMVPSPPAAPGCPPPPPPLPAAPGCPPPPPPPVPGCPPPPPIPHCPPPPGLPSPSTTDGPSQAKKKRTVKLFWKELKQLDGTLGPGRFGQETLWASLQNVEVNAAKLEHLFESRSKEATTSKKANDGKKVVVVLDPKRSNAINIGLTVLPPVHIIKTAVLNFDEFAVNKEGIEKILTMVPTEEEKQKIQEAQLANPDVPLGSAEQFLLALSSISDLTARLQLWAFKLDYESLEQEIAEPLYDLKVGMEQLARNHTFKCILATLLAMGNFLNGSQSRGFELGYLEKVSEVKDTVHRQSLLHHLCQMVVEKFPETTDLYSEIASITRSAKVDFEELANSLVQLERRCRASWDNLKVIAKHETKAVLKSKLKDFLKDSTQRIVVLKVVHRRVLNRFHSFLLYLGYPRSVAQEVKVTSICKLLREFALEYRTCRERVLQQQRKRDTHRQRNKTRGRLITETEKFSNITEAAAPPALVSSGPEEQMEAGHESMKSLLTSPTDAPARRSRASRGTGQASPAQGSPAQEDVPSSPDDASDEIMDRLVKSVTHSANPRPCPNKERRRSRGNRKSLRRTLKSGLSDELVQALGLGQAPGMEV
- the FHOD1 gene encoding FH1/FH2 domain-containing protein 1 isoform X2 encodes the protein MPTPDESAGRKWMCLLRARRNRAGGKQGEGRRPSPRRRGFSHPKHPPSTPVTGAVLNLGGSRSAPQHRAPARRPGSLRARGPWGGDDGAEGPPAPLPSALVAALPSESGAEIRAELEDCTLQVSPSGHYLDLDLSLLEQKDDLEGFYEEVRKGRRPTLILRTQLSVRVHAIIEKLYNSQGPELRRSLFSLKQLFQEDKDLVPEFVNLDGLSCLIKVGAEADQNYQNYILRALSQIMLFVDGMQGVINHNETIQWLYTLSGSPFRLVVKMALKLLLVFVEYTEPNALLLIHAVNTVDQARGTCPWSSLMAVLEQRNGADTELLVFAMTLINKTLAALPDQDTFYDVTDCLEQQGMERVVQQHLGNKATDLDLKQQFLLYESALKLEDGVEEPSPGTRKERRRTDEGRRGWRSQGGCAEPSPDAQTLPGSPGSPKEPPTEGTLDVPAPSSPAEPCPTSTYSSSSSVRLSLSPPLAEQEQPPGLGERSVYKTRFLENLAAAQKEKMASMAKGRLDVLSDAALEHPPPLAWDRDSSTPESGMETPNLRSRLARPDTTDSCSTISSDTKFMLDMLYSKGSPEPGREKVFPEVPSSPLVQGEVGMDAEGGGSWEQEGARLRSRAADGPVASAHAKLARAMSSIDAESQTQKLENTGMMPIKKEVELTWENLEASPVQLKIKDLDFTDLGEEDDFDILDSGPMANGSFLPSSIEATSAGALMVPSPPAAPGCPPPPPPLPAAPGCPPPPPPPVPGCPPPPPIPHCPPPPGLPSPSTTDGPSQAKKKRTVKLFWKELKQLDGTLGPGRFGQETLWASLQNVEVNAAKLEHLFESRSKEATTSKKANDGKKVVVVLDPKRSNAINIGLTVLPPVHIIKTAVLNFDEFAVNKEGIEKILTMVPTEEEKQKIQEAQLANPDVPLGSAEQFLLALSSISDLTARLQLWAFKLDYESLEQEIAEPLYDLKVGMEQLARNHTFKCILATLLAMGNFLNGSQSRGFELGYLEKVSEVKDTVHRQSLLHHLCQMVVEKFPETTDLYSEIASITRSAKVDFEELANSLVQLERRCRASWDNLKVIAKHETKAVLKSKLKDFLKDSTQRIVVLKVVHRRVLNRFHSFLLYLGYPRSVAQEVKVTSICKLLREFALEYRTCRERVLQQQRKRDTHRQRNKTRGRLITETEKFSNITEAAAPPALVSSGPEEQMEAGHESMKSLLTSPTDAPARRSRASRGTGQASPAQGSPAQEDVPSSPDDASDEIMDRLVKSVTHSANPRPCPNKERRRSRGNRKSLRRTLKSGLSDELVQALGLGQAPGMEV